A part of Kineococcus rhizosphaerae genomic DNA contains:
- a CDS encoding glucose-6-phosphate dehydrogenase, with protein sequence MTPAPQTAQSPTHSPTSDRPTVFVMYGATGDLSRRLVSPAFFELARLGRLPAQWRLIGSGRGSKSHEEFRDFIREALEEFGPQPADGPWEEFAANLLFAGGGFTADDPGELLDVLAAAKQDLGDDVEVVHYLAIPPGAFLDTTKAFATHGLAEGSRVVYEKPYGTSLETFEELDAEVQRVFDESQVFRIDHFLAFEAQQDVIHARFANPWLASIWNREFVAQVQVDIAETLDVAQRASFYDATGAFLDMIVTHLFQMAATVAMEPPADLGPGALQAARDAALQDFRELDPAEVVLGQFDGYTAIDGVPDDSRTDTLAACRVWIDNDRWRGVPFLLRSGKKMTADEQRVTLVLKSPADLGQSLHADAEPATISFSLLEGGALDVATTVRKPGVAGGLVQGTASLPLDGFEGPAPALPYVHLIEHVLTGDRSLFTGVEGLRAAWTAIDRFSQNRPEVLPYAPGTWGPQAADALAEPGQWFLR encoded by the coding sequence GTGACCCCCGCACCGCAGACAGCGCAGTCCCCGACGCACTCCCCGACCTCGGACCGGCCCACGGTCTTCGTCATGTACGGCGCCACCGGCGACCTGTCCCGCCGCCTCGTGTCCCCGGCCTTCTTCGAGCTCGCCCGCCTCGGGCGCCTGCCCGCGCAGTGGCGCCTCATCGGCAGCGGCCGCGGCAGCAAGTCCCACGAGGAGTTCCGCGACTTCATCCGCGAGGCGCTGGAGGAGTTCGGCCCCCAGCCGGCCGACGGCCCGTGGGAGGAGTTCGCCGCGAACCTGCTGTTCGCCGGCGGCGGGTTCACCGCCGACGACCCCGGCGAGCTGCTCGACGTGCTCGCCGCCGCGAAGCAGGACCTCGGCGACGACGTCGAGGTCGTGCACTACCTCGCCATCCCGCCGGGGGCGTTCCTCGACACGACGAAGGCGTTCGCCACGCACGGCCTGGCCGAGGGTTCCCGCGTCGTCTATGAGAAGCCCTACGGCACCTCGCTGGAGACGTTCGAGGAGCTCGACGCCGAGGTGCAGCGCGTCTTCGACGAGTCGCAGGTCTTCCGCATCGACCACTTCCTGGCCTTCGAGGCCCAGCAGGACGTCATCCACGCCCGGTTCGCGAACCCGTGGCTGGCCTCGATCTGGAACCGCGAGTTCGTCGCGCAGGTGCAGGTCGACATCGCCGAGACCCTCGACGTCGCCCAGCGCGCGAGCTTCTACGACGCGACCGGCGCGTTCCTCGACATGATCGTCACCCACCTGTTCCAGATGGCCGCCACGGTCGCCATGGAACCCCCCGCCGACCTCGGCCCCGGCGCGCTGCAGGCCGCGCGGGACGCTGCGCTGCAGGACTTCCGCGAACTCGACCCCGCCGAGGTCGTGCTCGGGCAGTTCGACGGGTACACCGCGATCGACGGCGTGCCGGACGACTCGCGGACCGACACCCTCGCCGCGTGCCGGGTGTGGATCGACAACGACCGCTGGCGCGGTGTGCCGTTCCTGCTGCGCTCGGGCAAGAAGATGACGGCCGACGAGCAGCGCGTCACCCTCGTCCTGAAGTCGCCCGCGGACCTGGGCCAGAGCCTGCACGCCGACGCCGAACCCGCCACGATCAGCTTCTCGCTGCTCGAGGGGGGCGCGCTGGACGTCGCGACGACCGTCCGCAAACCCGGGGTCGCCGGCGGCCTCGTCCAGGGGACGGCCTCGCTGCCGCTGGACGGGTTCGAGGGACCGGCCCCGGCCCTGCCCTACGTCCACCTCATCGAGCACGTGCTCACGGGGGACCGGTCGCTGTTCACCGGGGTCGAGGGGTTGCGCGCGGCGTGGACGGCCATCGACCGGTTCTCGCAGAACCGGCCCGAGGTGCTGCCCTACGCACCGGGGACGTGGGGGCCGCAGGCCGCCGACGCGCTCGCCGAGCCCGGTCAGTGGTTCCTGCGCTGA
- a CDS encoding sensor histidine kinase — MRRRSRREPPPGAAKVREAREARKAPERARSRLRAGSARLRPLLAPLLTGRSLVLLLAITLYAVGAPVTATVYAVPAGLAMAAVLLQCGALVLALWRPRAAVATALAGVVAVALAADPRLGPWPWTVTALLTFGALLLVLGVVRRWRVAVWAWALSLLLTIVPVVVVDVVATGPTPDWVEGAWNDLVVYGSNSALLLVVGGVVGARRRVREELARSRRDTELEQARRVVVEERNRIARELHDVVAHSMSVIGVQATTARYRLPGLSPEVEAEFDDIAAQSRTALAEMRTLLGVLRSSADGGELAPQAGLDGLEDLGEGARRAGSVVHLRVDEPLRRNPLPSSVGIVVHRIVQEGLSNVVRHATGALVQVDVLRAAPGIVVEVRNGPAPEGFAPAADPGGHGLVGVRERAALLGGTVSAGPTPDGGFVLRAVLPWEG; from the coding sequence TTGAGGCGTCGTTCGCGGCGTGAGCCGCCGCCGGGGGCTGCGAAGGTCCGGGAGGCCCGGGAGGCCCGGAAGGCCCCGGAGCGCGCGAGGTCCCGGCTCCGGGCGGGGTCCGCGCGGCTGCGCCCCCTGCTGGCCCCGCTGCTCACCGGCCGCTCCCTCGTGCTGCTGCTGGCGATCACCCTGTACGCGGTGGGGGCACCCGTCACCGCCACCGTCTACGCCGTCCCGGCGGGCCTGGCGATGGCCGCCGTCCTGCTGCAGTGCGGTGCGCTCGTCCTGGCCCTGTGGCGCCCGCGGGCCGCGGTGGCGACCGCGCTGGCCGGGGTCGTGGCCGTCGCCCTGGCCGCCGACCCGCGCCTGGGCCCGTGGCCCTGGACGGTCACCGCGCTGCTGACCTTCGGCGCGCTGCTGCTCGTGCTGGGCGTCGTGCGCCGCTGGCGGGTCGCGGTCTGGGCCTGGGCGCTGAGCCTGCTGCTGACGATCGTGCCGGTCGTCGTCGTCGACGTCGTCGCGACCGGCCCCACGCCCGACTGGGTCGAGGGGGCCTGGAACGACCTCGTGGTCTACGGGTCGAACTCGGCCCTGCTCCTCGTGGTCGGCGGGGTCGTCGGGGCCCGGCGCCGGGTCCGGGAGGAACTGGCCCGCTCGCGCCGGGACACCGAGCTGGAGCAGGCCCGGCGCGTCGTGGTCGAGGAGCGCAACCGGATCGCGCGCGAGCTGCACGACGTCGTCGCGCACAGCATGTCCGTCATCGGCGTGCAGGCCACGACCGCCCGCTACCGGCTGCCGGGCCTGTCGCCCGAGGTGGAGGCCGAGTTCGACGACATCGCCGCGCAGTCGCGGACGGCGCTGGCCGAGATGCGGACCCTGCTGGGGGTCCTGCGCAGCTCCGCCGACGGCGGGGAGCTGGCCCCGCAGGCCGGTCTCGACGGTCTGGAGGACCTGGGGGAGGGCGCCCGGCGGGCGGGGTCGGTCGTGCACCTGCGGGTCGACGAGCCGTTGCGGCGCAACCCGTTGCCGAGTTCGGTGGGGATCGTCGTGCACCGCATCGTGCAGGAGGGCCTGTCCAACGTCGTGCGGCACGCCACGGGGGCGCTCGTGCAGGTCGACGTGCTGCGCGCCGCGCCGGGCATCGTCGTGGAGGTCCGCAACGGACCGGCCCCCGAGGGGTTCGCCCCCGCCGCCGACCCCGGTGGCCACGGCCTCGTGGGCGTCCGCGAGCGCGCCGCGCTGCTGGGGGGGACCGTCAGCGCGGGGCCCACCCCCGACGGCGGGTTCGTGCTGCGGGCGGTGCTGCCGTGGGAGGGTTGA
- a CDS encoding SemiSWEET family sugar transporter, giving the protein MPVTTLISSLGLLAAGLGVFCGIPQVVRLVRDPDATGLSYPSAVLGALASATWLSYGVALRDPAQLVANVPGIVCAVLTVVLAAKRLGLPLRTAAYAAAGWAPLVAAAFALGGVVVVGVLGTTVSLVKMLPQILTVVRRDPVHGLAPATFVLTQVSATLWTAYGLATGQWSVVVCSAVTVVLAGIVLSRRCPPLAVARALHEGRFGVPGQLLVRPFVLARRAGLTLAA; this is encoded by the coding sequence GTGCCCGTCACCACCTTGATCTCTTCGCTCGGTCTCCTCGCCGCCGGTCTCGGCGTGTTCTGCGGGATCCCCCAGGTCGTCCGCCTCGTCCGGGACCCCGACGCCACCGGCCTGTCCTACCCCTCCGCCGTCCTCGGCGCCCTCGCCTCGGCGACCTGGCTCAGCTACGGCGTCGCCCTGCGCGATCCCGCGCAGCTCGTCGCGAACGTGCCCGGGATCGTCTGCGCGGTCCTCACCGTCGTCCTCGCCGCGAAGCGGCTGGGCCTGCCCCTGCGCACGGCCGCGTACGCGGCCGCGGGGTGGGCGCCGCTCGTCGCGGCGGCGTTCGCGCTCGGGGGCGTGGTGGTCGTGGGCGTGCTGGGCACGACGGTCTCGCTCGTGAAGATGCTGCCGCAGATCCTCACCGTCGTCCGCCGCGACCCCGTGCACGGCCTGGCCCCGGCGACGTTCGTCCTCACGCAGGTCTCGGCGACGCTGTGGACGGCCTACGGCCTGGCGACGGGTCAGTGGTCGGTGGTCGTGTGCTCGGCGGTCACGGTCGTGCTGGCCGGGATCGTCCTGTCGCGCCGCTGCCCGCCGCTGGCGGTGGCCCGCGCCCTGCACGAGGGCCGCTTCGGCGTGCCCGGGCAGCTCCTCGTGCGCCCGTTCGTCCTGGCCCGGCGGGCCGGCCTCACGCTGGCGGCCTGA
- a CDS encoding GNAT family N-acetyltransferase, whose protein sequence is MLIRRALDGDAGELLTVQRAAFVAEAQRYGDPFLPPLREDLDGVRAAIASQVVLVALEATRLVGSVRVRLDGRVGHVGRLAVAPDRQRLGIGTRLLAAVEEAAPQEVRELRLFTGADSAETVTRYGRAGYVRTGQGEDDRGVRLVHLAKVLRPPA, encoded by the coding sequence GTGCTGATCCGGCGCGCGCTGGACGGTGACGCGGGGGAACTGCTCACCGTCCAGCGCGCCGCGTTCGTCGCCGAGGCCCAGCGCTACGGCGACCCGTTCCTGCCCCCGCTGCGCGAGGACCTCGACGGGGTGCGGGCCGCGATCGCGTCCCAGGTGGTGCTCGTGGCGCTGGAGGCGACCCGGCTCGTGGGGTCCGTCCGGGTCCGGCTCGACGGTCGGGTCGGGCACGTCGGCCGCCTGGCCGTGGCGCCGGACCGGCAGCGCCTGGGGATCGGCACGCGCCTGCTGGCCGCCGTCGAAGAGGCTGCGCCGCAGGAGGTGCGGGAACTGAGGCTGTTCACCGGGGCGGACTCGGCCGAGACCGTCACCCGCTACGGACGGGCCGGGTACGTGCGGACGGGGCAGGGCGAGGACGACCGCGGCGTGCGGCTCGTCCACCTCGCGAAGGTGCTCAGGCCGCCAGCGTGA
- a CDS encoding 3' terminal RNA ribose 2'-O-methyltransferase Hen1, giving the protein MILTLHAQRPAPDVPAGDLGFLLHKHPDRVLTAEHGAVTTHVLYPQSTPEDCEVAVLLDVDPVGLVRTARDAGQNTGVLGQYVNDRPYAASSLLAVALGRVFSTALAGRCAARPDLVDLAWPLRLRLPAVPCSGGQDLLRRLFEPLGWSVRATVLPLDETVPGWGASRYVDVELEGRSRVADALAHLYVLLPVLDDAKHYWVGEAEVDKLLRRGGDWLARHPERDLVTRRYLAHSRPLVVDALDRLADLDEQPAAVPEQERPVRLVEHRRATVLAVLRDLGAGRVIDLGCGQGELVRELAADPRFTAVVGTDVSVRALRTAARRLRLDQRGPDEQDERVRLFQSALTYRDERLAGFDAAVLSEVVEHVDPPRLAALERVVFAAAAPTHVLVTTPNAEYNVNYPGLRENGFRHPDHRFEWTRAQFARWAGGVADRHGYAVRFQGVGEADEDAGAPTQLAVFSKEVSA; this is encoded by the coding sequence GTGATCCTCACCCTGCACGCGCAGCGGCCGGCGCCCGACGTCCCCGCCGGGGACCTCGGCTTCCTCCTGCACAAGCACCCCGACCGCGTCCTCACCGCCGAGCACGGCGCGGTCACCACGCACGTCCTCTACCCGCAGAGCACCCCGGAGGACTGCGAGGTCGCCGTCCTGCTCGACGTCGACCCCGTCGGGCTCGTGCGCACCGCCCGCGACGCGGGCCAGAACACCGGCGTGCTCGGCCAGTACGTCAACGACCGGCCCTACGCCGCGTCCAGCCTGCTGGCCGTCGCGCTCGGGCGGGTCTTCTCCACGGCACTCGCGGGCCGCTGCGCGGCGCGGCCCGACCTCGTGGACCTGGCGTGGCCGTTGCGGCTGCGGTTGCCCGCGGTCCCGTGCTCGGGCGGGCAGGACCTGCTGCGCCGCCTCTTCGAACCCCTGGGCTGGAGCGTGCGGGCCACCGTCCTGCCCCTGGACGAGACGGTGCCCGGCTGGGGCGCCTCGCGCTACGTCGACGTCGAGCTGGAGGGCCGGTCCCGCGTCGCCGACGCCCTCGCGCACCTGTACGTGCTGCTGCCCGTCCTCGACGACGCCAAGCACTACTGGGTGGGCGAGGCCGAGGTCGACAAGCTGCTGCGCCGCGGCGGCGACTGGCTGGCGCGCCACCCCGAGCGCGACCTCGTCACCCGGCGGTACCTCGCGCACTCCCGGCCCCTGGTCGTCGACGCGCTCGACCGGCTCGCCGACCTCGACGAGCAGCCGGCCGCGGTGCCCGAGCAGGAGCGGCCCGTGCGGCTCGTCGAGCACCGCCGCGCCACGGTCCTCGCCGTCCTGCGCGACCTCGGCGCCGGCCGGGTGATCGACCTCGGCTGCGGCCAGGGCGAGCTCGTGCGGGAACTGGCCGCCGACCCGCGGTTCACGGCGGTCGTCGGGACCGACGTCTCGGTCCGGGCGCTGCGGACCGCCGCGCGGCGGTTGCGCCTGGACCAGCGCGGCCCGGACGAGCAGGACGAGCGGGTGCGGCTGTTCCAGAGCGCGCTGACCTACCGCGACGAGCGGCTGGCCGGGTTCGACGCCGCGGTGCTCTCCGAGGTCGTCGAGCACGTCGACCCGCCGCGGCTGGCCGCGCTCGAACGCGTCGTGTTCGCCGCCGCCGCCCCCACCCACGTCCTGGTGACCACGCCGAACGCCGAGTACAACGTGAACTACCCGGGGCTGCGCGAGAACGGGTTCCGCCACCCCGACCACCGGTTCGAGTGGACCCGCGCGCAGTTCGCGCGGTGGGCCGGCGGCGTCGCCGACCGCCACGGGTACGCCGTCCGGTTCCAGGGGGTCGGGGAGGCCGACGAGGACGCCGGCGCCCCCACCCAGCTCGCCGTCTTCAGCAAGGAGGTGTCCGCGTGA
- a CDS encoding polynucleotide kinase-phosphatase, protein MSELTVPRTSLVVLVGVSGSGKSTFARTHFAPTEVLSSDVCRGLVSDDENDQAATADAFEVLHFIAAKRLAADRLTVVDATNVQPSARRSLVELARAHDVLPVAIVLDVGEQVCVARNAERADRSFGAQVVRRQQADLRRSLKGLQREGFRAVHVLRSPEEVAQASIVRTTLYVDKREETGPFDVVGDVHGCRAELLDLLDRLGYEVVLDGQGRAVDAVPPAGRRAVFVGDLVDRGPDTPGVLRLVMGMVAAGHALCVSGNHENKLLRALRGRKVQVAHGLAESLAQLAAEPEEFRAQVVEFLDSLVSHYVLDGGNLAVAHAGVLEQYQGRASGRVREFCLYGQTTGETDEFGLPVRYPWANDYRGRATVVYGHTPVPEPEWVNQTICVDTGCVFGGHLTALRYPEKDLVAVPAHAVHHDPVKPFPAAGSQVPAEPERAAVRDPDVLDVTDVLGKRVVETADHGRITVREENAAAALEVVSRFAVDPRWLVHLPPTMSPVATSRREGFLEHPDEAFAAYAADGVQAVVCEEKHMGSRALALVCRDEQVARERFGAPGGALGAVWTRTGRSFFDPSLTAALVGEFRAALESSGVFDELGDWLVLDGELLPWSAKAGDLLRTQYAAVGAAGRSALPVAVEVLGRAAARGLDVGDLLARSRSRAANVVAFTDAYRRYCWPTDGLDGVRFAPFAVLAGAGRTFADRPHDWHLSVADRLVATSERFAPTRRLVVDTADPAAVAGAVAWWEELTAAGGEGMVVKPLANRVRGRGGRGGLAQPGLKVRGREYLRIVYGPDYLEPANLDRLRQRGLGRKRSLALREYALGLEGLERAARGEPLWRVHECTFAVLALESEPVDPRL, encoded by the coding sequence GTGAGCGAGCTCACCGTGCCGCGCACCAGTCTCGTCGTCCTCGTGGGGGTCTCGGGGTCGGGCAAGTCGACGTTCGCCCGCACCCACTTCGCGCCCACCGAGGTGCTGTCCAGCGACGTGTGCCGCGGGCTGGTCTCCGACGACGAGAACGACCAGGCCGCCACCGCCGACGCGTTCGAGGTCCTGCACTTCATCGCCGCCAAACGGCTGGCCGCCGACCGGCTGACGGTCGTGGACGCCACGAACGTGCAGCCGTCGGCGAGGAGGTCGCTCGTGGAACTGGCCCGCGCGCACGACGTGCTGCCCGTCGCGATCGTCCTCGACGTGGGCGAGCAGGTGTGCGTGGCCCGCAACGCCGAGCGCGCCGACCGCAGCTTCGGGGCGCAGGTGGTGCGCCGGCAGCAGGCCGACCTGCGCCGCAGCCTCAAGGGGCTGCAGCGGGAGGGGTTCCGCGCCGTCCACGTGCTGCGCAGCCCCGAGGAGGTCGCGCAGGCCTCGATCGTGCGCACCACCCTGTACGTCGACAAGCGCGAAGAGACCGGCCCCTTCGACGTCGTGGGCGACGTCCACGGCTGCCGCGCCGAACTCCTCGACCTGCTCGACCGGCTCGGCTACGAGGTCGTCCTCGACGGGCAGGGGCGGGCCGTCGACGCGGTGCCGCCGGCGGGGCGGCGGGCGGTGTTCGTCGGCGACCTCGTCGACCGCGGGCCCGACACCCCGGGCGTCCTGCGCCTGGTCATGGGGATGGTCGCCGCGGGCCACGCGCTGTGCGTGTCCGGCAACCACGAGAACAAGCTGCTGCGCGCCCTGCGCGGTCGCAAGGTCCAGGTCGCGCACGGCCTGGCCGAGTCCCTCGCGCAGCTCGCCGCCGAGCCGGAGGAGTTCCGCGCGCAGGTCGTGGAGTTCCTGGACTCCCTCGTCTCGCACTACGTCCTCGACGGCGGGAACCTCGCCGTGGCGCACGCCGGGGTCCTGGAGCAGTACCAGGGCCGCGCGTCGGGCCGGGTCCGGGAGTTCTGCCTCTACGGGCAGACGACGGGGGAGACCGACGAGTTCGGCCTGCCCGTCCGGTACCCGTGGGCGAACGACTACCGCGGCCGCGCCACCGTCGTCTACGGGCACACCCCCGTCCCGGAACCGGAGTGGGTCAACCAGACGATCTGCGTCGACACCGGCTGCGTGTTCGGCGGCCACCTGACGGCGCTGCGCTACCCCGAGAAGGACCTCGTGGCGGTGCCCGCGCACGCCGTCCACCACGACCCCGTGAAACCCTTCCCGGCCGCCGGGTCGCAGGTGCCGGCCGAACCGGAGCGGGCCGCGGTGCGCGACCCCGACGTGCTCGACGTGACCGACGTCCTCGGCAAGCGCGTCGTCGAGACCGCCGACCACGGCCGGATCACCGTGCGGGAGGAGAACGCCGCGGCGGCCCTGGAGGTCGTCTCGCGCTTCGCCGTCGACCCCCGCTGGCTCGTCCACCTGCCGCCGACGATGTCGCCGGTGGCCACGTCGCGGCGCGAGGGGTTCCTGGAGCACCCCGACGAGGCGTTCGCCGCGTACGCCGCCGACGGCGTGCAGGCCGTGGTGTGCGAGGAGAAGCACATGGGCTCGCGGGCGCTCGCGCTCGTGTGCCGGGACGAGCAGGTCGCGCGGGAACGCTTCGGCGCGCCCGGCGGGGCGCTGGGGGCGGTGTGGACCCGGACGGGCCGCAGCTTCTTCGACCCCTCGCTCACCGCCGCGCTGGTCGGGGAGTTCCGGGCCGCGCTGGAGTCGTCGGGGGTGTTCGACGAGCTCGGGGACTGGCTCGTCCTGGACGGTGAGCTGCTGCCGTGGAGCGCGAAGGCGGGCGACCTCCTGCGCACCCAGTACGCCGCGGTCGGGGCCGCCGGCCGTTCCGCGCTGCCCGTCGCCGTCGAGGTCCTGGGACGGGCCGCGGCCCGCGGGCTCGACGTCGGCGACCTCCTGGCCCGGTCGCGGTCGCGGGCCGCGAACGTCGTCGCGTTCACCGATGCCTACCGCCGGTACTGCTGGCCCACGGACGGTCTCGACGGGGTCCGGTTCGCGCCGTTCGCGGTCCTCGCCGGGGCCGGGCGCACGTTCGCCGACCGGCCCCACGACTGGCACCTGTCCGTCGCCGACCGGCTCGTCGCGACCTCGGAGCGGTTCGCGCCCACGCGCCGCCTCGTCGTGGACACCGCCGACCCGGCCGCGGTCGCCGGCGCGGTCGCGTGGTGGGAGGAGCTGACGGCCGCCGGCGGGGAGGGGATGGTCGTCAAACCCCTCGCGAACCGCGTCCGGGGGCGAGGGGGCCGAGGGGGCCTGGCCCAGCCGGGGCTGAAGGTGCGCGGGCGCGAGTACCTGCGGATCGTCTACGGCCCGGACTACCTCGAACCGGCGAACCTGGACCGGCTGCGCCAGCGCGGCCTGGGCCGCAAGCGCTCCCTCGCGCTGCGCGAGTACGCGCTCGGGCTCGAGGGCCTGGAGCGGGCCGCGCGGGGCGAACCGCTGTGGCGGGTCCACGAGTGCACCTTCGCCGTGCTGGCCCTGGAGTCCGAACCGGTCGACCCCCGGCTGTGA
- a CDS encoding response regulator, giving the protein MDVRAVVVDDQAMIRAGFSALLSAQEGVEVVGQAADGAEAVRVVAEVRPDVVLMDVRMPVLDGLEATRQILAAGLDPSPKVLVLTTFDVDDYVFSALQAGASGFLLKDATPETLVEAVRTVVAGDQLLAPAVTRRLVEHFVATRRPAVQVPAAVADLTPREREVLVCVARGLSNTEIAAELFIAEQTTKTHVSRILGKLGLRDRVQAVVLGYEIGLVSPGR; this is encoded by the coding sequence GTGGACGTGCGGGCCGTCGTGGTCGACGACCAGGCGATGATCCGGGCGGGGTTCTCCGCGCTGCTGTCCGCGCAGGAGGGCGTCGAGGTCGTCGGGCAGGCCGCCGACGGTGCCGAGGCCGTGCGGGTGGTCGCCGAGGTGCGGCCCGACGTGGTGCTCATGGACGTGCGGATGCCCGTGCTGGACGGCCTGGAGGCGACGCGGCAGATCCTCGCCGCGGGGCTGGACCCCTCCCCGAAGGTCCTCGTCCTGACGACGTTCGACGTCGACGACTACGTCTTCTCGGCGTTGCAGGCCGGTGCGAGCGGCTTCCTGCTCAAGGACGCGACGCCCGAGACGCTCGTCGAGGCCGTGCGGACCGTCGTGGCGGGCGACCAGCTGCTCGCCCCCGCCGTCACGCGCCGGCTCGTCGAGCACTTCGTCGCCACCCGCCGCCCGGCGGTGCAGGTGCCCGCGGCCGTCGCGGACCTGACCCCGCGCGAGCGCGAGGTCCTGGTCTGCGTCGCCCGCGGCCTGTCGAACACCGAGATCGCCGCGGAGCTGTTCATCGCCGAGCAGACGACCAAGACGCACGTCAGCCGCATCCTGGGCAAGCTGGGGCTGCGCGACCGCGTCCAGGCCGTCGTGCTCGGCTACGAGATCGGGCTGGTCAGCCCCGGGCGCTGA
- a CDS encoding anthranilate synthase family protein, giving the protein MTPPDQTVAELLDPAAGPFALLRRLDPRTGQPGPVEVLRGPVQTVEHLADVPLGTAARGALALVPFRQLRERGFDVHDDGTPLQVLRVESAVDLTVEDALRALPDAEVPLRDVAPDLSDDDYAAVVRRIIDDEIAQGSGANFVIRRDVDGVIDGFTARTALSLFRRLLVAEQGAYWTFVVHVPGSASDPAGTSRTLVGASPEVHVRMARGEVVMNPISGTYRYPATGPDADGLVEFLTDPKEVEELFMVVDEELKMMCSVGDLGGVVHGPYLREMANLAHTEFELRGQSTLDAREVLRQTMFAATVTGSPLQSACRVIKRFEPSGRGYYAGALALLGHDAEGGQTLDSPILIRTADIRSTGASASVRVSVGATLVRGSTPEGEVAETHAKSAGVLRALGALPPLPPRTGPDGAPVRRVPLASDARVATLLASRRDRLATFWLEPQKQPTGSPLGEALVVDAEDTFTAMLVHLLAAAGLRARVLRYDDPALDAELAAHTGLVLLGPGPGDPEDSSDPRIARLQGLAATLAAQARAGGNPLLGVCLGHQLLSGTLGLPLRRKDAPHQGTQLQVDLFGTGATVGFYNSFTARVDDAAVGRLAADGIEVATGPAGEVVAVRGTGFAGIQFHPESVLTLDGPAVLRSLVEPLVRDRFSARG; this is encoded by the coding sequence ATGACACCCCCCGACCAGACCGTCGCCGAGCTGCTGGACCCCGCGGCCGGCCCCTTCGCGCTGCTGCGCCGCCTGGACCCCCGCACCGGTCAGCCCGGTCCCGTCGAGGTCCTGCGCGGGCCGGTGCAGACCGTCGAGCACCTCGCCGACGTCCCCCTGGGCACCGCGGCGCGCGGCGCCCTGGCCCTCGTGCCGTTCCGGCAGCTGCGCGAACGCGGTTTCGACGTCCACGACGACGGCACCCCCCTGCAGGTCCTGCGCGTCGAGTCGGCCGTGGACCTGACGGTCGAGGACGCCCTGCGCGCGCTGCCCGACGCCGAGGTCCCGCTGCGCGACGTGGCCCCCGACCTGTCCGACGACGACTACGCGGCCGTCGTGCGCCGCATCATCGACGACGAGATCGCCCAGGGGTCCGGGGCGAACTTCGTCATCCGCCGCGACGTCGACGGCGTCATCGACGGGTTCACGGCGCGCACGGCGCTGAGCCTGTTCCGCCGGCTGCTGGTCGCCGAGCAGGGCGCGTACTGGACGTTCGTCGTGCACGTCCCCGGTTCGGCGTCCGACCCGGCGGGCACCTCGCGCACGCTCGTGGGGGCCAGCCCCGAGGTGCACGTCCGGATGGCCCGGGGCGAGGTCGTCATGAACCCGATCTCCGGCACCTACCGCTACCCCGCGACCGGCCCGGACGCCGACGGCCTCGTGGAGTTCCTCACCGACCCCAAGGAGGTCGAGGAGCTCTTCATGGTGGTCGACGAGGAGCTGAAGATGATGTGCTCGGTCGGCGACCTCGGCGGGGTCGTCCACGGCCCGTACCTGCGCGAGATGGCCAACCTCGCCCACACCGAGTTCGAGCTGCGCGGGCAGTCCACGCTCGACGCGCGGGAGGTGCTGCGCCAGACCATGTTCGCCGCGACCGTGACGGGTTCACCGCTGCAGAGCGCGTGCCGCGTCATCAAGCGCTTCGAACCCTCCGGCCGCGGCTACTACGCCGGCGCGCTCGCGCTGCTCGGCCACGACGCCGAGGGCGGGCAGACCCTGGACTCCCCCATCCTCATCCGCACCGCGGACATCCGCAGCACCGGCGCGAGCGCGAGCGTGCGCGTCTCCGTCGGGGCCACGCTCGTGCGCGGCTCGACGCCCGAGGGCGAGGTCGCCGAGACCCACGCCAAGTCCGCCGGGGTGCTGCGCGCCCTCGGCGCCCTGCCCCCGCTGCCGCCGCGCACCGGGCCCGACGGCGCGCCCGTGCGCCGGGTGCCGCTGGCCTCCGACGCCCGGGTCGCGACCCTGCTGGCCTCCCGCCGCGACCGGCTGGCGACGTTCTGGCTCGAACCGCAGAAGCAGCCGACGGGTTCGCCGCTGGGCGAGGCGCTCGTCGTCGACGCCGAGGACACGTTCACCGCGATGCTCGTGCACCTGCTCGCCGCCGCGGGCCTGCGCGCGCGGGTGCTGCGCTACGACGACCCCGCGCTGGACGCCGAGCTCGCCGCCCACACCGGGCTCGTGCTGCTCGGCCCCGGCCCGGGCGACCCCGAGGACTCCTCCGACCCGCGCATCGCCCGCCTGCAGGGGCTCGCGGCGACGCTGGCGGCGCAGGCGCGCGCGGGCGGCAACCCGCTGCTCGGCGTCTGCCTGGGCCACCAGCTGCTGTCCGGGACGCTGGGTCTGCCGCTGCGCCGCAAGGACGCCCCGCACCAGGGCACCCAGCTGCAGGTGGACCTGTTCGGCACCGGCGCCACCGTGGGGTTCTACAACTCGTTCACCGCCCGCGTCGACGACGCGGCGGTCGGCCGGCTCGCGGCCGACGGGATCGAGGTCGCGACCGGACCGGCCGGCGAGGTCGTCGCCGTGCGCGGGACGGGGTTCGCGGGGATCCAGTTCCACCCCGAGTCGGTGCTGACCCTCGACGGTCCCGCCGTCCTGCGGTCCCTGGTCGAACCCCTCGTCCGCGACCGGTTCAGCGCCCGGGGCTGA